A portion of the Haemophilus influenzae genome contains these proteins:
- a CDS encoding TIGR00645 family protein yields MKENKPVDPYAKYNEQSNIIAKIIFASRWLQVPIYLGLIVTLAIYSYKFIKGLWELVINVNDMDSNTIMLGVLNLIDVVMIANLLVMVTIGGYEIFVSKLRTRNHPDQPEWMSHVNATVLKVKLSMSIIGISSIHMLQTFVNASNMPEKTMMWQLLLHLGFLVSAIALAYTDKILYSTSHKTH; encoded by the coding sequence ATGAAAGAAAACAAACCTGTTGATCCTTATGCGAAATATAACGAACAATCGAATATTATCGCGAAAATAATTTTTGCTAGTCGCTGGTTGCAAGTGCCGATTTATTTGGGCTTGATTGTCACCCTTGCAATCTACTCTTATAAATTTATCAAAGGATTATGGGAGTTAGTGATTAATGTAAATGATATGGATTCCAACACAATTATGTTAGGTGTGTTGAATTTGATTGATGTCGTGATGATCGCCAACTTGCTTGTGATGGTAACCATCGGCGGTTATGAAATCTTTGTCTCTAAATTGCGTACGCGTAATCATCCTGATCAACCTGAATGGATGAGCCACGTAAATGCCACCGTGTTGAAAGTTAAACTTTCTATGTCTATTATCGGCATTTCATCTATCCATATGTTGCAAACTTTTGTGAATGCAAGCAATATGCCAGAAAAAACGATGATGTGGCAATTATTGTTGCACTTGGGCTTTTTAGTGTCGGCAATTGCTTTAGCTTATACGGACAAAATTTTGTATAGCACGAGCCATAAAACACATTAA
- the rraA gene encoding ribonuclease E activity regulator RraA: MFIDTSELCDLYAEQVDVVEPIFSSFGGVSNFYGKVTTVKCFESNGLIAEVLEENGEGRVLVIDGGGAVRRGLIDAELAQLAVDNGWEGIIVYGAVRQIQQLENLDIGIHALAPIPVSADESSAGESDIPVNFGGVTFFPEDYIYADLTGIILSQEPLDLED; this comes from the coding sequence ATGTTTATTGATACTTCAGAACTTTGCGATCTTTATGCAGAACAAGTGGATGTCGTGGAGCCAATTTTTTCAAGCTTTGGTGGTGTAAGTAATTTTTACGGTAAAGTCACTACAGTAAAATGCTTTGAAAGTAATGGATTAATTGCTGAAGTATTAGAAGAAAACGGCGAAGGTCGAGTGCTTGTCATTGATGGCGGTGGTGCGGTACGCCGTGGTTTGATTGATGCAGAATTGGCTCAACTTGCCGTTGATAATGGTTGGGAAGGCATTATTGTATATGGTGCAGTACGCCAAATTCAGCAATTAGAAAACCTCGATATTGGTATTCATGCCCTTGCGCCAATTCCAGTCAGTGCAGATGAAAGCAGTGCTGGCGAGAGTGATATTCCAGTGAATTTTGGTGGCGTAACCTTTTTCCCAGAAGATTATATTTACGCAGATCTGACAGGAATTATACTTTCGCAAGAGCCTCTAGATTTAGAAGATTAA
- the tehA gene encoding dicarboxylate transporter/tellurite-resistance protein TehA, translating to MNTTKPFPLPTGYFGIPLGLAALSLAWFHLENLFPAARMVSDVLGIVASAVWILFILMYAYKLRYYFEEVRAEYHSPVRFSFIALIPITTMLVGDILYRWNPLIAEVLIWIGTIGQLLFSTLRVSELWQGGVFEQKSTHPSFYLPAVAANFTSASSLALLGYHDLGYLFFGAGMIAWIFFEPVLLQHLRISSLEPPFRATMGIVLAPAFVCVSAYLSINHGEVDTLAKILWGYGFLQLFFLLRLFPWIVEKGLNVGLWGFSFGLASMANSATVFYHSDVLQGVSIFVFVFSNVMIGLLVLMTIYKLTKGQFFLK from the coding sequence ATGAATACAACAAAGCCTTTTCCTCTTCCAACAGGATATTTCGGTATTCCTCTTGGTTTGGCAGCCTTATCTTTAGCTTGGTTTCATTTAGAAAACTTATTTCCTGCTGCGCGAATGGTAAGTGATGTTCTTGGCATTGTAGCAAGTGCGGTCTGGATTTTATTTATTTTAATGTATGCGTATAAACTTCGTTATTACTTTGAGGAAGTTCGTGCAGAGTATCATAGCCCAGTTCGTTTTTCCTTTATTGCATTGATTCCTATTACAACTATGTTGGTAGGCGATATTCTTTATCGTTGGAATCCTTTAATTGCTGAAGTTTTAATTTGGATTGGAACGATTGGTCAATTACTTTTCTCAACATTACGTGTCAGTGAATTATGGCAAGGTGGTGTATTTGAGCAAAAATCTACTCATCCTTCGTTTTATTTGCCTGCGGTTGCTGCAAATTTCACCAGTGCAAGTTCATTAGCATTACTTGGCTATCATGATTTAGGCTATTTATTCTTTGGCGCAGGAATGATTGCTTGGATTTTTTTTGAACCTGTATTATTACAACATTTACGTATTTCATCTCTTGAGCCACCATTTAGAGCCACAATGGGGATTGTTTTAGCACCTGCGTTTGTGTGTGTATCTGCTTATTTATCGATCAATCACGGCGAGGTGGATACGTTAGCTAAAATCCTTTGGGGATATGGGTTTTTGCAATTATTTTTCTTATTGCGATTATTCCCTTGGATTGTAGAAAAAGGGCTTAATGTTGGTTTATGGGGATTTTCATTCGGATTAGCTTCTATGGCAAATAGCGCAACTGTTTTTTATCACAGTGATGTTTTACAAGGCGTGTCTATTTTTGTCTTTGTTTTCTCAAATGTAATGATTGGCTTATTGGTTTTAATGACAATCTATAAATTAACTAAAGGGCAATTTTTCCTAAAATAA
- the menA gene encoding 1,4-dihydroxy-2-naphthoate octaprenyltransferase — protein MINEKLKMWWETARPKTLPLALASIFTGSALGYWANPQGFNGLVMVLCLLTTILLQVLSNFANDYGDHQKGSDTEERIGPLRGIQKGAISAKELKWGLILMVMASFLSGSFLIGIAYENLSDLFAFAGLGILAIVAAITYTVGVKPYGYMGLGDISVLVFFGLLGVGGTYYLQIHSIDSHIILPAIGSGLLASAVLNINNLRDIEQDAKASKNTLAVRLGAYKGRVYHCILLSVAALCYLAFAVATAISWTNYLFVLAMPLLAKHAIFVYRSQQPSELRPMLAQMSMISLLINILFSLGLLIG, from the coding sequence ATGATAAATGAAAAATTGAAAATGTGGTGGGAAACGGCTCGACCGAAAACTTTGCCCTTAGCGTTGGCATCGATTTTCACGGGTTCGGCATTAGGTTATTGGGCGAATCCACAAGGTTTTAATGGGCTTGTAATGGTGCTTTGTTTACTCACGACAATTTTATTGCAGGTGCTTTCTAATTTTGCCAATGATTATGGGGATCATCAAAAAGGTTCAGATACTGAAGAACGTATTGGGCCATTACGTGGCATTCAAAAAGGTGCAATTTCAGCAAAAGAACTGAAATGGGGATTAATTCTAATGGTGATGGCAAGTTTTCTTTCAGGAAGTTTCTTGATTGGAATCGCTTATGAAAATCTCTCAGATTTATTCGCTTTCGCTGGGCTTGGAATTTTAGCTATTGTTGCTGCCATTACTTACACAGTTGGGGTAAAACCTTATGGCTATATGGGCTTGGGCGATATTTCTGTGTTGGTATTTTTTGGTTTGCTTGGTGTTGGCGGTACTTATTATTTGCAAATTCACAGTATTGATAGTCACATTATTTTGCCTGCTATTGGTTCTGGCTTATTGGCAAGTGCGGTATTAAATATCAATAATTTACGCGATATTGAACAGGATGCGAAAGCTAGCAAAAATACCCTAGCCGTTCGTTTAGGTGCATATAAGGGGCGAGTTTACCACTGTATTTTATTAAGTGTGGCAGCCTTATGTTATTTAGCATTTGCGGTGGCAACGGCCATTTCTTGGACAAATTATTTATTTGTATTGGCAATGCCGTTGTTGGCTAAACATGCGATCTTTGTTTATCGCAGTCAGCAGCCAAGTGAATTGCGTCCAATGTTGGCTCAAATGTCTATGATTTCTTTATTAATCAATATCTTGTTTAGTTTAGGCTTGCTTATCGGCTAA
- the rpoC gene encoding DNA-directed RNA polymerase subunit beta': MKDLVKFLKAQSKTSEDFDVIKIGLASPDMIRSWSFGEVKKPETINYRTFKPERDGLFCARIFGPVKDYECLCGKYKRLKHRGVICEKCGVEVTQTKVRRERMGHIELASPVAHIWFLKSLPSRIGLLLDMPLRDIERVLYFEMYIVTEPGMTDLERGQLLTEEQYLDAEDRWQDEFEAKMGAEAIQDLLKGMDLESECEKLREELQETNSETKRKKITKRLKLLEAFVQSGNKPEWMVMTVLPVLPPDLRPLVPLDGGRFATSDLNDLYRRVINRNNRLKRLLDLIAPDIIVRNEKRMLQESVDALLDNGRRGRAITGSNRRPLKSLADMIKGKQGRFRQNLLGKRVDYSGRSVITVGPYLHLHQCGLPKKMALELFRPFIYAKLESRGYATTIKAAKKMVEREDAIVWDILAEVIREHPILLNRAPTLHRLGIQAFEPILIEGKAIQLHPLVCAAFNADFDGDQMAVHVPLTLEAQLEARALMMSTNNVLSPANGDPIIVPSQDVVLGLYYMTREKVNGKGEGMLLQDPREAEKAYRTGEAELHSRVKVRITEYVKNEAGEFDAKTTLTDTTIGRAILWMIAPKGMPYSLFNQTLGKKAISKLINEAYRRLGLKEAVMFADQIMYTGFAYAARSGSSVGIDDMEIPAKKYEIISAAEEEVAEIQEQFQSGLVTAGERYNKVIDIWAAANERVAKAMMENLSQEEVINREGNPEKQASFNSIFMMADSGARGSAAQIRQLAGMRGLMARPDGSIIETPITANFREGLNVLQYFISTHGARKGLADTALKTANSGYLTRRLVDVAQDLVIVEDDCGTHEGLVMTPLIEGGDEKVPLRELVLGRVAAEDILKPGTEEVLIPRNTLLDEKLCDVLDANSVDSVKVRSVVTCDTDFGVCAKCYGRDLARGHLINQGEAVGVIAAQSIGEPGTQLTMRTFHIGGAASAAAKESSVQVKNTGTVHLMNAKFVTNDESKLVLTSRNTELTITDAFGRTKEHYKVPYGAVLSKGDGQEVTAGETIANWDPHTMPVVSEVSGFVKFVDIIDGLTVTRQTDELTGLSSIVVQDVGERATAGKDLRPTIKLVDANGNDIFLPETDVLAQYFLPGKAIVSLDDGAAVKVGEPLARIPQESVGTKDITGGLPRVADLFEARKPKEPAILAEISGIVSFGKETKGKRRLLITPTEGETYEEMIPKWRQLNVFEGEMVQRGDVISDGAETPHDILRLRGVRAVTEYIVNEVQDVYRLQGVKINDKHIEVIVRQMLRKAVITKAYDSEFLEGEQVEVARVKIVNRQREAEGKPPVEFERELLGITKASLATESFISAASFQETTRVLTEAAVAGKRDELRGLKENVIVGRLIPAGTGFAYHQNRHKHRLVDDVVAKLSEEDEAAIADEFVMTADDASANLAEMLNMADDAE, from the coding sequence GTGAAAGACTTAGTTAAGTTTTTAAAAGCACAATCAAAAACCAGTGAAGATTTTGATGTGATTAAAATTGGGTTAGCTTCCCCAGATATGATCCGTTCTTGGTCATTTGGTGAAGTGAAGAAACCTGAAACCATTAACTACCGTACGTTCAAACCTGAACGTGATGGTCTTTTCTGTGCGCGTATCTTCGGGCCTGTAAAAGATTACGAATGTTTATGTGGTAAATATAAACGTTTAAAACACCGTGGTGTGATTTGTGAAAAATGTGGTGTTGAAGTCACTCAAACTAAAGTTCGTCGTGAACGTATGGGTCATATTGAACTTGCATCGCCAGTTGCACATATTTGGTTCTTAAAATCATTGCCGTCTCGTATCGGTTTACTTTTAGATATGCCATTGCGCGATATCGAACGTGTACTTTATTTTGAAATGTACATCGTGACCGAACCAGGTATGACGGACTTAGAGCGCGGTCAATTATTAACAGAAGAACAATACCTTGACGCTGAAGATCGTTGGCAAGATGAATTTGAAGCGAAAATGGGTGCCGAAGCGATTCAAGATCTCTTAAAAGGTATGGATCTTGAATCTGAATGTGAAAAATTACGTGAAGAATTACAAGAAACTAACTCTGAAACTAAACGTAAAAAAATCACTAAACGCTTAAAATTATTAGAAGCATTTGTTCAATCTGGTAATAAACCAGAATGGATGGTTATGACGGTATTGCCAGTTCTTCCACCAGATTTACGCCCATTAGTGCCACTTGATGGTGGTCGTTTTGCGACTTCAGATCTGAACGATTTATATCGTCGTGTAATCAACCGTAACAATCGTTTAAAACGTTTATTAGATTTAATTGCGCCAGATATTATTGTGCGCAACGAAAAACGTATGTTACAAGAATCTGTTGATGCCTTATTAGATAATGGTCGCCGCGGTCGTGCAATTACGGGTTCTAACCGTCGTCCATTAAAATCATTAGCGGATATGATCAAAGGTAAACAAGGTCGTTTCCGTCAAAACTTATTAGGTAAACGTGTTGACTATTCAGGTCGTTCTGTAATCACTGTTGGTCCATACTTGCACTTACACCAATGTGGTTTACCGAAGAAAATGGCATTGGAATTATTCCGTCCGTTTATCTATGCGAAATTAGAAAGCCGTGGTTATGCTACGACAATCAAAGCGGCTAAGAAAATGGTTGAGCGTGAAGATGCGATCGTTTGGGATATTCTTGCAGAAGTTATTCGTGAACATCCGATTCTATTGAACCGTGCGCCAACACTTCACCGTTTGGGTATCCAAGCATTTGAACCGATCTTAATCGAAGGTAAAGCGATTCAATTACACCCACTCGTTTGTGCGGCGTTCAACGCAGACTTCGATGGTGACCAAATGGCGGTACACGTTCCATTAACCCTTGAAGCGCAATTAGAAGCTCGTGCATTGATGATGTCCACCAATAACGTGCTTTCTCCAGCAAACGGTGATCCTATTATCGTTCCATCACAAGACGTGGTATTAGGTCTTTACTATATGACCCGCGAAAAAGTGAACGGTAAAGGCGAAGGTATGTTATTGCAAGATCCTCGCGAAGCTGAAAAAGCATATCGTACAGGCGAAGCAGAATTACATTCTCGTGTGAAAGTACGTATTACTGAATATGTGAAGAATGAAGCGGGCGAATTTGATGCGAAAACCACGCTGACTGATACAACTATCGGTCGTGCAATCTTATGGATGATCGCGCCGAAAGGCATGCCTTATTCATTGTTCAACCAAACATTAGGTAAAAAAGCCATTTCTAAACTGATTAACGAAGCATATCGTCGTTTAGGTTTAAAAGAAGCGGTAATGTTTGCTGACCAAATTATGTATACCGGTTTTGCGTATGCGGCACGTTCTGGTTCATCAGTTGGTATTGATGATATGGAAATTCCAGCGAAGAAATACGAAATTATTTCTGCAGCGGAAGAAGAAGTAGCTGAGATCCAAGAACAATTCCAATCAGGTCTTGTGACGGCAGGCGAACGCTATAATAAAGTAATCGATATTTGGGCTGCCGCGAATGAGCGCGTAGCGAAAGCGATGATGGAAAACTTATCTCAAGAAGAAGTCATCAATCGTGAAGGTAATCCTGAAAAACAAGCGTCCTTTAACAGTATCTTTATGATGGCTGATTCTGGTGCGCGTGGTTCTGCAGCTCAGATTCGTCAGTTAGCAGGTATGCGTGGTTTGATGGCTCGTCCAGATGGCTCGATCATTGAAACCCCAATTACAGCAAACTTCCGTGAAGGTTTGAACGTATTACAGTACTTTATTTCAACCCACGGTGCTCGTAAAGGTTTGGCGGATACCGCATTAAAAACAGCGAACTCAGGTTACTTAACTCGTCGTTTAGTTGATGTGGCACAAGACTTAGTGATTGTAGAAGATGACTGTGGTACGCACGAAGGCTTAGTCATGACCCCATTAATTGAAGGTGGAGATGAAAAAGTGCCACTTCGTGAATTAGTATTAGGTCGTGTTGCTGCAGAAGATATTTTAAAACCAGGTACAGAAGAAGTATTAATTCCGCGTAACACCTTATTAGATGAAAAACTCTGTGATGTGTTGGATGCAAACTCTGTAGATAGCGTAAAAGTACGTTCTGTTGTAACTTGTGATACTGATTTTGGTGTATGTGCGAAATGTTATGGTCGTGATCTTGCGCGTGGTCATTTAATCAACCAAGGCGAAGCGGTGGGCGTTATTGCCGCTCAATCTATCGGTGAGCCGGGTACACAGCTAACAATGCGTACGTTCCATATTGGTGGTGCGGCATCTGCGGCAGCGAAAGAATCTAGTGTGCAAGTTAAAAACACTGGTACAGTGCATTTAATGAATGCAAAATTCGTGACTAACGATGAAAGCAAACTAGTATTAACTTCTCGTAACACGGAATTAACTATTACTGATGCATTTGGTCGTACTAAAGAACATTATAAAGTGCCTTATGGTGCGGTATTAAGCAAAGGTGACGGTCAAGAAGTCACTGCAGGCGAAACTATCGCAAATTGGGATCCACATACAATGCCAGTTGTCTCTGAAGTATCTGGTTTTGTGAAATTTGTAGACATTATTGATGGTTTAACTGTGACGCGTCAAACAGATGAATTAACAGGTTTATCATCAATCGTGGTTCAAGATGTGGGTGAACGTGCAACTGCGGGTAAAGATTTACGTCCAACTATTAAATTAGTTGATGCAAATGGCAACGATATTTTCTTACCTGAAACTGATGTTCTTGCACAATACTTCTTACCTGGTAAAGCAATCGTAAGTTTAGACGATGGCGCAGCAGTAAAAGTAGGTGAACCATTAGCACGTATTCCACAAGAATCTGTGGGTACTAAAGATATTACCGGTGGTCTACCACGCGTTGCGGATTTATTTGAAGCACGTAAACCAAAAGAACCCGCTATCTTGGCTGAAATTTCTGGTATCGTGTCTTTCGGTAAAGAAACTAAAGGTAAACGCCGTTTATTAATTACTCCTACAGAAGGCGAAACTTACGAAGAAATGATTCCAAAATGGCGTCAGCTCAACGTATTTGAAGGCGAAATGGTACAACGTGGCGACGTAATTTCTGATGGTGCTGAAACACCACATGACATTTTACGTTTACGTGGCGTGCGTGCAGTAACTGAATACATCGTGAACGAAGTGCAAGATGTTTACCGCTTACAAGGGGTAAAAATCAACGATAAACATATCGAAGTTATCGTTCGTCAAATGTTACGTAAAGCGGTAATTACTAAAGCTTACGACTCAGAATTCCTTGAAGGGGAACAAGTCGAAGTTGCTCGCGTGAAAATCGTTAACCGTCAACGTGAAGCAGAAGGTAAACCACCAGTTGAGTTTGAGCGCGAATTATTGGGTATTACCAAAGCGTCTCTTGCGACTGAATCCTTCATTTCTGCCGCATCGTTCCAAGAAACTACTCGTGTTCTTACCGAAGCAGCAGTGGCAGGTAAACGTGATGAATTACGTGGCTTGAAAGAGAACGTAATCGTAGGTCGTTTAATCCCAGCAGGTACAGGTTTTGCGTATCATCAAAATCGTCACAAACATCGCTTAGTTGATGATGTTGTAGCGAAATTATCTGAAGAAGATGAAGCCGCTATCGCTGATGAGTTTGTTATGACTGCAGATGATGCAAGTGCGAACTTAGCTGAAATGCTTAACATGGCAGATGATGCGGAATAA
- the rbsK gene encoding ribokinase, with product MKGKKLTVLGSINADHVISVPYFAKPGETLTGQNYQIAYGGKGANQAVAAARLGAKVAFISCIGSDSIGKTMKNAFAQEGIDTTHINTVSQEMTGMAFIQVAKSSENSIVLASGANAHLGEMVVRQSEAQIAQSDCLLMQLETPLSGVELAAQIAKKNGVKVVLNPAPAQILSDELLSLIDIITPNETEAEILTGIAVTDEQSAVKAASVFHDKGIQTVMITLGAKGVFVSRKGKSRIIKGFCVQAIDTTAAGDTFNGGFVTALLEEKAFDEAIRFGQAAAAISVTKKGAQSSIPTRQETLEFLEHA from the coding sequence ATGAAAGGGAAAAAACTCACCGTTCTTGGCAGTATTAATGCTGATCATGTGATTTCTGTGCCTTACTTTGCTAAACCCGGTGAAACGCTAACAGGTCAAAATTATCAAATTGCCTATGGTGGCAAAGGTGCCAATCAAGCAGTGGCAGCCGCTCGTTTAGGGGCAAAGGTCGCATTCATTAGTTGCATTGGATCAGATAGCATAGGCAAAACAATGAAAAATGCGTTTGCGCAAGAAGGAATTGATACAACCCATATTAATACCGTTTCACAGGAAATGACGGGAATGGCATTTATTCAAGTTGCCAAGTCTAGTGAGAACAGTATTGTGTTGGCTAGCGGTGCAAATGCACATTTGGGTGAGATGGTTGTTCGTCAAAGTGAGGCGCAAATTGCACAATCGGATTGCTTGTTAATGCAATTAGAAACCCCACTTTCTGGTGTGGAGCTGGCTGCTCAAATCGCTAAGAAAAATGGTGTTAAGGTTGTGCTAAATCCTGCTCCAGCGCAGATTTTATCGGACGAATTATTGAGTTTGATTGATATTATTACACCAAATGAAACTGAAGCTGAAATCCTGACGGGGATAGCGGTAACCGACGAGCAAAGTGCGGTGAAAGCTGCGAGTGTTTTTCACGATAAAGGCATTCAAACCGTAATGATTACCCTTGGCGCGAAAGGTGTGTTTGTCAGTCGAAAAGGTAAAAGCCGCATCATTAAGGGCTTTTGTGTGCAAGCAATAGATACTACCGCAGCTGGTGATACATTTAATGGCGGTTTTGTTACGGCTTTATTGGAAGAAAAAGCCTTTGATGAAGCCATTCGTTTTGGGCAAGCTGCCGCTGCGATTAGTGTGACGAAAAAAGGGGCTCAATCCTCTATTCCAACGCGTCAAGAAACTTTGGAATTTCTTGAACACGCTTAA
- the tsaA gene encoding tRNA (N6-threonylcarbamoyladenosine(37)-N6)-methyltransferase TrmO, with translation MNDLTLSPIAIIHTPYKEKFSVPRQPKLVEDGVGIVELLPPYNSPEAVRGLEQFSHLWLIFQFDQIQQGKWQPTVRPPRLGGNQRVGVFASRATHRPNPLGLSKVELRQVECINGNVFLHLGAVDLVDGTPIFDIKPYIAYADSEPNAQSSFAQEKPPAKLTVEFTEQAKSAVKKREEKRPHLSRFIRQVLEQDPRPAYQQGKPSDRIYGMSLYEFNVKWRIKEGTLDCVEVIEIEKDK, from the coding sequence ATGAATGATTTAACCTTATCGCCTATCGCCATTATCCACACGCCTTATAAAGAAAAATTCTCCGTACCACGCCAACCTAAGTTAGTTGAAGACGGAGTAGGCATTGTAGAACTCTTACCGCCTTATAATTCGCCTGAAGCCGTGAGAGGATTAGAACAATTCAGTCATCTTTGGTTAATTTTTCAATTCGACCAAATCCAACAAGGAAAATGGCAACCCACCGTACGCCCTCCGCGGTTAGGCGGTAATCAACGCGTTGGCGTGTTTGCTTCACGCGCAACTCATCGCCCAAATCCTCTTGGTTTATCCAAAGTCGAATTACGTCAAGTAGAATGCATCAACGGTAACGTATTTCTCCATTTAGGTGCGGTGGATTTAGTGGATGGCACTCCAATTTTCGATATCAAACCCTATATTGCCTATGCGGATAGTGAGCCAAATGCGCAATCGAGCTTTGCCCAAGAAAAACCACCAGCAAAACTGACAGTTGAATTTACCGAACAAGCCAAAAGTGCGGTAAAAAAACGAGAAGAAAAACGACCGCACTTAAGTCGTTTCATTCGCCAAGTGCTAGAGCAAGATCCGCGCCCAGCCTATCAACAAGGTAAACCGAGTGATCGTATTTATGGAATGAGTTTGTATGAATTTAATGTGAAATGGCGAATTAAAGAGGGTACGCTTGATTGCGTAGAAGTAATTGAAATAGAAAAAGACAAATAG
- a CDS encoding substrate-binding domain-containing protein: MATMKDIARLAQVSTSTVSHVINGSRFVSDEIREKVMRIVAELNYTPSAVARSLKVRETKTIGLLVTATNNPFFAEVMAGVEQYCQKNQYNLIIATTGGDAKRLQQNLQTLMHKQVDGLLLMCGDSRFQADIELAISLPLVVMDWWFTELNADKILENSALGGYLATKALIDAGHRKIGIITGNLKKSVAQNRLQGYKNALSEAKIALNPHWIVESHFDFEGGVLGIQSLLTQSSRPTAVFCCSDTIAVGAYQAIQQQGLRIPQDLSIMGYDDIELARYLSPPLSTICQPKAELGKLAVETLLQRIKNPNENYRTLVLEPTCVLRESVYTFK; the protein is encoded by the coding sequence ATGGCGACAATGAAAGATATTGCACGACTGGCGCAAGTTTCGACTTCCACAGTTTCACATGTCATTAATGGATCGCGTTTTGTTAGCGATGAAATTCGTGAGAAAGTGATGCGTATTGTCGCTGAACTGAATTACACCCCCTCAGCTGTTGCACGAAGCCTTAAGGTGCGCGAAACCAAAACTATCGGACTACTTGTCACCGCAACAAATAATCCCTTCTTTGCGGAAGTGATGGCTGGCGTGGAGCAATATTGTCAGAAAAATCAATATAATCTTATTATTGCTACAACGGGTGGAGATGCCAAACGCCTACAACAAAATCTGCAAACTCTAATGCACAAACAAGTGGATGGTTTGCTTTTGATGTGTGGTGATAGCCGTTTTCAGGCTGATATAGAGTTAGCCATTTCTCTGCCACTGGTTGTGATGGACTGGTGGTTTACTGAGTTAAATGCAGATAAAATACTCGAAAATTCAGCACTTGGTGGCTATTTGGCGACAAAAGCATTAATCGATGCAGGACATCGTAAAATTGGCATTATTACGGGGAATCTCAAAAAATCTGTCGCACAAAATCGTTTGCAAGGTTATAAAAATGCGCTGTCGGAAGCAAAAATTGCGTTAAATCCTCATTGGATTGTCGAAAGTCATTTTGACTTTGAAGGCGGTGTACTTGGCATACAATCTTTACTTACTCAATCTTCACGTCCAACAGCAGTTTTTTGTTGTAGTGACACCATTGCTGTTGGTGCATATCAAGCTATTCAGCAACAAGGCTTACGTATTCCGCAAGATCTTTCAATTATGGGCTATGATGACATTGAATTGGCTCGTTATCTCTCACCTCCCCTTTCCACCATTTGCCAACCGAAAGCTGAACTTGGCAAACTCGCTGTTGAAACACTATTGCAACGAATTAAAAATCCTAATGAAAATTACCGCACTTTGGTTTTAGAACCAACTTGCGTGTTAAGAGAATCTGTTTACACTTTTAAATAA